Proteins from a single region of Cytophagaceae bacterium:
- a CDS encoding ABC transporter permease, giving the protein MLKNYFKIAWRNIQKNKIYSFINIFGLAVGMAVALIIGMWVFEELSYDSNFKNSEKLAQVYQHQTFNGKIGTGQPIPIPLEKMLRENYGSYFKEIAMATWPQTDYIKFGEKNITQEGNFIQKSILKMLDLKILNGDPDGLRELNSIMLSETTAQALFGNTDPIGKVVKVDNLHNMKVTAVYENINKNSSFGYLNFIMPWEYFVSSQEWVKNSEDDWGNNSFQMYVQVADNVSVGQVSKIIGKVKQIGDPESKEFNSTMILLPMKDWHLRSDFKDGVQSGGLIENVWLFSIIGIFVLILACINFMNLSTARSEKRAKEVGIRKSIGSERNQLIFQFLSESFLVVILAFLLAILLVNISLPGFNSLTDKEINFPWSNLYFWSTGLGIVVFTALISGSYPALYLSSFQPVKVLKGTFRVGKLASIPRKVLVVMQFAVSVGLVIGTLIVMKQINHTKNRPIGYDTNGLIQVPVMYMDFIGKYDFMRTQILNSGAAVEMSSSSSPTTDVWSNRSGWEWEGKPQGFQEDFAWTEVSPEYAKSLRLKIVQGRDFSRDMKTDSDAVLLNQSAVKYMGLKDPIGKFLTKDEGMYQKLRIVGVVEDMVMQSPYAKVKQMIYAFDRRNAASYYNIRLNPEKSASESLSLIEAIFKKHFPDIPYSYQFIDKEYEAKFADEEQLGNLAGIFTVLAIFISCLGLFGLASFVAEQRTKEIGIRKVLGATVTNLWAMLSKDFVLLVIIACLLSAPVAYYFMNGWLEKYTYRTELSWWVFVASGIGALAITLLTVSFQAIKAALLDPVKSLKTE; this is encoded by the coding sequence ATGCTCAAAAATTATTTCAAAATTGCCTGGAGAAACATCCAAAAAAACAAGATTTATTCTTTCATAAATATATTTGGCCTGGCTGTGGGGATGGCTGTTGCTCTTATTATCGGTATGTGGGTTTTTGAGGAATTGAGTTATGATTCAAATTTCAAAAATTCAGAAAAACTAGCACAGGTATATCAGCATCAGACTTTTAATGGTAAAATAGGCACCGGTCAACCGATTCCAATACCATTGGAGAAAATGCTTCGGGAAAATTACGGTTCTTATTTCAAAGAAATAGCCATGGCAACCTGGCCGCAAACAGACTATATTAAATTTGGAGAAAAGAATATTACGCAGGAAGGGAATTTTATCCAGAAAAGTATCCTCAAAATGCTCGATTTGAAAATCCTGAATGGCGACCCCGATGGGCTGAGGGAATTGAACTCAATAATGCTTTCTGAAACTACTGCACAGGCACTTTTTGGGAATACCGACCCTATCGGAAAAGTGGTCAAAGTTGATAACCTGCACAATATGAAGGTAACGGCAGTTTATGAAAACATCAACAAAAACTCATCATTTGGTTATCTGAATTTCATAATGCCATGGGAATATTTTGTTTCGTCTCAAGAATGGGTGAAAAATTCGGAAGATGACTGGGGAAATAATTCTTTTCAAATGTATGTCCAAGTTGCTGATAATGTATCAGTTGGCCAGGTTTCAAAGATTATCGGGAAAGTCAAACAAATAGGTGATCCTGAATCCAAAGAATTTAATTCCACGATGATTCTTCTACCTATGAAAGACTGGCATCTTCGGTCTGATTTTAAGGATGGGGTTCAGTCAGGCGGACTGATCGAAAATGTTTGGCTTTTTAGCATAATCGGAATTTTCGTTTTGATACTAGCCTGCATCAATTTTATGAATCTCAGCACCGCCCGTTCTGAAAAACGAGCCAAAGAAGTGGGTATCAGGAAATCGATAGGTTCTGAAAGGAATCAGCTTATTTTTCAGTTTTTAAGCGAATCTTTTTTGGTAGTGATTTTGGCATTTTTATTGGCAATTTTATTGGTCAATATTTCACTTCCGGGCTTTAATTCACTTACTGATAAAGAAATAAATTTCCCCTGGTCTAATCTTTATTTTTGGTCAACAGGTTTGGGGATAGTAGTTTTTACTGCTTTAATATCAGGAAGTTATCCGGCATTGTATCTGTCGTCTTTTCAACCGGTAAAAGTTCTTAAAGGTACTTTCAGAGTCGGGAAATTGGCCTCAATTCCGAGAAAAGTGCTGGTTGTGATGCAGTTTGCAGTTTCGGTAGGTTTGGTAATTGGTACTTTGATAGTGATGAAACAAATCAATCATACCAAAAACCGTCCTATTGGTTATGATACCAATGGTTTGATACAAGTTCCTGTAATGTACATGGATTTTATCGGTAAATATGACTTCATGCGTACACAGATTCTGAATTCTGGTGCTGCTGTTGAGATGTCGTCAAGCAGTAGTCCAACCACCGATGTATGGTCTAACCGCTCAGGATGGGAATGGGAAGGTAAGCCTCAAGGTTTTCAGGAAGATTTTGCCTGGACAGAAGTTTCACCCGAATATGCCAAATCTCTTAGATTGAAAATTGTACAGGGTCGTGATTTTTCCAGAGATATGAAAACCGACTCTGACGCTGTTTTATTAAACCAAAGTGCCGTAAAATACATGGGATTGAAAGATCCAATCGGAAAGTTTTTGACAAAAGATGAAGGAATGTATCAGAAACTAAGAATTGTGGGAGTGGTGGAGGACATGGTGATGCAATCACCTTACGCAAAAGTTAAACAGATGATTTATGCTTTTGATAGAAGGAATGCTGCCAGTTATTATAATATCAGACTTAATCCCGAGAAAAGTGCCTCAGAAAGTCTTTCTTTAATTGAAGCAATTTTCAAAAAACATTTTCCCGATATTCCTTATTCTTATCAGTTTATTGACAAAGAATACGAAGCCAAATTTGCAGATGAAGAGCAATTGGGAAACCTCGCCGGTATTTTCACGGTATTGGCAATTTTTATCAGCTGCCTTGGGCTTTTTGGTCTTGCCAGTTTCGTAGCAGAGCAACGCACCAAAGAAATTGGAATCAGAAAAGTGCTTGGAGCCACGGTGACGAACCTATGGGCCATGCTCTCCAAAGATTTTGTGCTTTTGGTGATTATTGCCTGTCTGCTTTCAGCTCCGGTAGCATATTATTTCATGAATGGTTGGCTGGAAAAATATACTTATCGTACCGAATTGTCCTGGTGGGTTTTTGTTGCCTCAGGTATTGGAGCTCTTGCAATCACACTATTGACAGTCAGTTTTCAAGCCATCAAAGCAGCATTATTAGATCCTGTCAAAAGTTTAAAAACTGAGTAA